From one Gossypium hirsutum isolate 1008001.06 chromosome D08, Gossypium_hirsutum_v2.1, whole genome shotgun sequence genomic stretch:
- the LOC107910549 gene encoding LOW QUALITY PROTEIN: probable polygalacturonase (The sequence of the model RefSeq protein was modified relative to this genomic sequence to represent the inferred CDS: inserted 1 base in 1 codon), whose product MKRSFSLVDVLLVLAFCGHIAWTVKASSECKQALSREIRPHSVAITEFGAVGDGVTLNTKAFQNAIFYLNSFSDKGGAKLFIPAGRWLTGSFDLISHLTLWLDKDAVILGSDNPDDWPVVDPLPSYGRGVELPGGRHRSLIYGRNLTDVIITGDNGTIDGQGSVWWNWFKRKTLDYTRPHLVELMNSTGVVISNLTFLNSPFWTIHPVYCSHVIVQNVTILAPPDSPNTDGINPDSSNDVCIEDCYISTGDDLIAIKSGWDEYGISFARPSTNIIIRRLIGHNRNGSGIAIGSEMSGGVSEVYAENLYFFXSSTAITIKTARGRGGYVRNIYILNVTLVGVDTAIRFDSTFSPHPDDFYDPNALPVIERITIKDVIGNNIKVAGLLKGIEGDTFHHVCLLNIALTVTSGSPWNCSYIQGYSAMVSPETCEPLKESIYPNHSSDCYHLSNHLRSSGNQNKGSWLHSW is encoded by the exons ATGAAGAGATCTTTCAGT CTGGTGGATGTGCTACTGGTACTTGCATTTTGCGGTCATATTGCATGGACTGTCAAGGCCAGCTCAGAATGCAAACAGGCTCTCTCACGGGAGATTCGGCCCCACAGTGTCGCTATTACCGAATTTGGTGCAGTCGGAGATGGTGTCACTCTCAATACCAAAGCATTTCAGAATGCCATCTTCTACCTCAATTCATTTTCTGACAAAGGTGGGGCCAAACTTTTTATCCCAGCTGGCCGGTGGTTGACAGGAAGCTTTGATCTCATCAGTCACCTAACTTTGTGGTTAGATAAGGATGCAGTGATTCTTGGATCAGAT AATCCTGATGATTGGCCAGTTGTTGATCCTCTGCCTTCCTATGGCCGAGGTGTGGAGTTACCTGGTGGAAGGCATCGAAGCCTTATATATGGTCGCAATTTGACTGATGTAATCATAACAG GAGATAATGGAACTATTGATGGACAAGGCAGTGTTTGGTGGAACTGGTTTAAGCGTAAAACTCTGGACTATACTCGGCCCCATCTGGTGGAGTTGATGAACTCAACTGGGGTTGTCATCTCAAACTTGACTTTCTTGAACTCTCCCTTTTGGACCATCCACCCAGTCTACTGCAG CCATGTTATAGTCCAGAATGTCACAATCCTGGCTCCTCCGGATTCACCAAACACGGATGGAATCAATCCAG ATTCTTCGAATGATGTTTGCATAGAAGACTGTTACATTAGCACCGGTGATGATCTAATTGCCATCAAAAGTGGGTGGGATGAGTATGGCATTTCATTTGCTCGCCCCAGCACAAATATTATAATCCGCCGGCTTATTGGACACAATCGAAATGGCTCTGGGATAGCAATTGGAAGTGAAATGTCAGGAGGTGTTTCAGAAGTTTATGCAGAAAACctgtattttt attcaagcACGGCTATCACTATAAAGACTGCTCGTGGAAGGGGTGGATATGTGAGAAATATCTATATATTAAATGTTACCTTGGTTGGTGTAGACACAGCTATAAGGTTCGATAGTACTTTCTCTCCGCATCCGGATGACTTTTACGATCCAAATGCTCTCCCTGTGATAGAAAGGATTACAATTAAAGATGTCATCGGAAATAACATAAAAGTTGCAGGCCTCCTCAAAGGCATAGAAGGGGACACTTTTCATCATGTTTGCTTATTAAACATTGCTTTGACTGTAACGTCAGGGTCTCCATGGAACTGCTCATATATTCAAGGATACTCTGCCATGGTTTCCCCAGAAACTTGTGAACCTCTCAAGGAAAGTATCTACCCCAACCATTCTTCAGATTGCTACCATCTATCCAATCATTTGCGGAGTTCAGGTAATCAAAACAAAGGTTCTTGGTTACATTCTTGGTAA
- the LOC107918280 gene encoding auxin-responsive protein IAA20 isoform X1, with the protein MGRPTSSSSSIDSPNHFAFSSTASSQRDLTTDLRLGLSISIAPPYVREQWPPMKAAVAEEEHECNSSTFYVKVYMEGIPIGRKLDLLAHESYYDLIRTLEHMFHTNIIWAEAEMDRDHYEKYHVLTYEDKEGDWMMVGDVPWEMFLSAVRRLKISKC; encoded by the exons ATGGGTCGACCAACCAGTTCTTCATCTTCCATCGACAGCCCCAACCACTTTGCTTTCTCAAGCACTGCTTCCTCCCAAAGGGACCTTACCACCGATCTTCGCCTTGGCCTTAGCATTTCAATCGCTCCTCCTTATGTCAG ggAGCAGTGGCCACCGATGAAGGCGGCGGTTGCAGAAGAAGAGCACGAGTGCAACAGCTCAACATTTTATGTGAAGGTTTACATGGAAGGGATTCCTATAGGGAGAAAACTAGACCTGTTGGCACACGAGAGTTACTATGATCTGATAAGGACTCTGGAACACATGTTCCACACAAACATCATCT GGGCAGAAGCAGAGATGGATAGAGATCATTATGAGAAATATCATGTGTTAACGTATGAAGACAAGGAAGGGGATTGGATGATGGTTGGTGATGTTCCTTGGGA GATGTTCTTGTCAGCTGTAAGGAGATTGAAGATCAGCAAGTGCTGA
- the LOC107918280 gene encoding auxin-responsive protein IAA20 isoform X2, with the protein MGRPTSSSSSIDSPNHFAFSSTASSQRDLTTDLRLGLSISIAPPYVREQWPPMKAAVAEEEHECNSSTFYVKVYMEGIPIGRKLDLLAHESYYDLIRTLEHMFHTNIIWAEAEMDRDHYEKYHVLTYEDKEGDWMMVGDVPWE; encoded by the exons ATGGGTCGACCAACCAGTTCTTCATCTTCCATCGACAGCCCCAACCACTTTGCTTTCTCAAGCACTGCTTCCTCCCAAAGGGACCTTACCACCGATCTTCGCCTTGGCCTTAGCATTTCAATCGCTCCTCCTTATGTCAG ggAGCAGTGGCCACCGATGAAGGCGGCGGTTGCAGAAGAAGAGCACGAGTGCAACAGCTCAACATTTTATGTGAAGGTTTACATGGAAGGGATTCCTATAGGGAGAAAACTAGACCTGTTGGCACACGAGAGTTACTATGATCTGATAAGGACTCTGGAACACATGTTCCACACAAACATCATCT GGGCAGAAGCAGAGATGGATAGAGATCATTATGAGAAATATCATGTGTTAACGTATGAAGACAAGGAAGGGGATTGGATGATGGTTGGTGATGTTCCTTGGGAGTAA